DNA from Candidatus Margulisiibacteriota bacterium:
AAATCAGTTGCACCCTTTCCTTCATGCTGAAAATCGGATGCTTGGTCTCGCTTTCTGAAACACCAACTATCAAACGGTCGAATATACGCAAAGCACGTTTAATAATTGAAATATGACCATTGGTTATGGGGTCAAAACTTCCGGGATAAATAGCTACTTTTTCCATTTATTTAATGTTCCTGAAACAGATTATTTGAGACTGACCATATTGATAGGTCTTGATTAATTCAAAATTCCGGGAATTCTCTACTTCTTTATCCGAATTTTCAGCCTCAAATAAGAGTATTCCGTCAGCTTTAAGTATATCAAATTTAGATATTGATAACAACAATTCATTTTTGCCTTTGTAGCCATATGGCGGGTCGATAAAAATAATATCAAACTGTTCCTGCTTTTTGCCCAGAATTTTTACAGCGTCTTCAGCTCTTTTTTTATATAAAAACAAATTCCCCAGTTTCAATCTGGTTTTATTTTTATAAGCAATATCCAGTTGAACATCAATGGCTACTGCCTTATCAACTCCACGACTTAAAGCCTCTATACTCATTGCAGCAGAACCGCAGAATAATTCCAGGAACTGCGCCCCGTCAATTCTGTCGCCCAAAATGGAAAACACCGCTCCACGCACTTTGGATGTTGTCGGT
Protein-coding regions in this window:
- the rsmD gene encoding 16S rRNA (guanine(966)-N(2))-methyltransferase RsmD, with amino-acid sequence MHVIAGKYKGMALDYESKRIRPTTSKVRGAVFSILGDRIDGAQFLELFCGSAAMSIEALSRGVDKAVAIDVQLDIAYKNKTRLKLGNLFLYKKRAEDAVKILGKKQEQFDIIFIDPPYGYKGKNELLLSISKFDILKADGILLFEAENSDKEVENSRNFELIKTYQYGQSQIICFRNIK